The Candidatus Binataceae bacterium genome segment GAGCCTGCTCACGGTCTCGCATCACCTCAGTCAAACCAAACTCTTTTCCGATCACTTTTCGCCGCCCCAGAACCCAGCTCGCTCTTCCGGATCTTCTAGAGCGCCGGTGGCTCGGTTGGCATACGTCCAGCCGCTAAATCGGACTGCTGCGGGTCACTGAAGGCCTCACTCAACAGGATCGACTCAAGTTGACGCGATCGGAATAAGACCAAGATGTAGTGCATCCGCTGAACGAGGTTGCTCCAGTCCGTCGCCCCGGTACCAATGGCATTCGGCGTGTCGGCACCGAACTCCTTCAAGATGGCAAGCGCATCCGGATTGTTCAGCTTCTCCAGATCAGGAGGGTAAAGCGGCTTGCCTGGTGGCGGCGGCACATCGGACCTGAGGTGCAACTTCTCATTGCCGGGAAGGTTCAAATGCAGGGCCAGATCTGTGAGGAGTTTCGTCCATTCCGCTTTGGCGAATTTTCCCGCCGCGCGCGCAATCGGAGTGACTGCGATTTCAAGTTCGGTTATCCCGTGGCATTGCTGTTGCGCGTGCTCCACGATTCTCTGCTCGAGGGAACCCCCAAGAAAATCTTCGAGGCATCCTTGAAGTCGCATCTGTTCGTGCTTACCAACCTGCGCATTCGCAAGCAGCACCAGTTGCGCTTTGAGACTCGGGTCGGTTTCGAAGCGCGCACGGTAATAATTCTCGGCTGCTACTCTAAGCAGCGCCTGACCGCCTTGTTCTGAAGGTTTGCTGTCGAGATACGCAATTACCGGAGCAAGCCGAGTTAGGTCGAGGTTAACGTCGTTGCCAAGAGCTGAGATTAGTCTGGTGTAGAGAGCGCCGATCTCACCATATACCTCGGCATTTCCCTGTTTGAGGTTATCGATACCATCATCCAAAGCTTGGGTGATCACGTTGTCAAAAGGATCAATTCCGATCACCCCGGCCGCCTTGAGGAGGTTCACGAGGCGCTGAATCGTTTCCTGATAGATCCACGATTGGGTTATTGCCAGCAGGCCGCGGTTACTCATGTTTGCTTCGCGAATGGACACGCCAATGGTCTTGGACGACCACGAAGCGAATCCGCACCAACTTACGCTTCCCCCGCCCACCATCGTGCTCATAGCCCCGCTCAAGACGTAATAACCTTGGGTGATCTTGAGATTGCGTAGAATTGGGTCGCCGTTCATCGCGACCGTATTTTCGATATCCTGAAGCGAGGGGAAGCTCGCAGGGTCTATCCGAGTAGGCGACATAAGCGGCCGTCCGTTGATTTTATCCTACTGCCGTTTCCTGGAGCACGACTCTTGTTTGGACGAGATCGCGCCAATCGAGACCTTCTCCAAAACTGTTGTATATTGGCGTGAGCAGCATGCGCGCGCCGAAACGATCGTCGCTTGAGAGCATTAGCCGCGCTTTGCTCAGCGCGGCGCGCAATTCGAATGACTTGGCGCCCATGCCTTGCGCGCAGGTGATAGCTTCGCCGAAGTCTTCCACTGCCTGATCACGATCACCGGTTCGCAACCTTAAATCACCGCGAAACCTGAGTACTTCCGGGCGGTAGATGAGCTCATCGGGGTTGGCTTCGAGGGCGCGCTCCAGCGTGTGGAGAGCTTTGTCGGTCGCTCCCTGCAGGGCCTGCGCCTGCGCCAGGTAAAAGAGCGAAAGAGTTATGCCCATGCGGGTCTCTGTCTCAGCAAAGGCGCTCAAGCTCTCCTCGATGAGCTGAACCCCTTGTGCTGCTTCACCGCAGTTCGCCAAGGCTGCGCCTAGCGCACTTCGCGCAGCCGCAGCGATGTGCGGAAAGCCGTGGTCATCGGACAAATTAATTGCCTCACGCGCCGGGGCGACGGCTCCGGTTGGCTCTCCAATGAGTAACTTCAATGCTCCGGTCTGGTAGCTTATATATGCTCGGTCGTAGGGATCGTTGCGTTGCTGAACGGATCTTGCGGCTTCGCCAATCCGGCTTAAAGCTGTGTCGATGCGACCGGTCGCGAATGCAGTCAAACTTGCAAAGGCCAGCGCGGTGCCAAGCGCGCCCGGGAATTGCTGGAAGACTTGTTCACCGAAGAACGCTCGGCCGCGCATGAAACGGCTCTCGGCTTGCTCCAGTCTTCCCCGATAAAAGTGGGTTTCTATTCGTGCCATATGAGCGAAGGCCAGATTCCTCGGGTCCCCTTCGCTTTCGCTCAGATCCATCAACTCCTTGCTCAGCGCGTCGGCGGCAGGGTAATCGCCGCCGTTGATGGCAGCCGCCCAAGTCCCTAACAGTTGTAGCGAGAGCTGTCCGACGTTGCCGATCTTTCTCACCAGGGTCAACCTGCGGGAGAAGGCATCCTTTGTTTCCGCAGCGGCGTAACCATGGGTTAGCTCTCTCACTTGCGCGAGGGCACCTGCGACCGGTAATTCCAGCGCGTCGCGGTCCGGCGATTCTGGAAGTTTATTTATAACCTCGAGCGCACGCTGGTAGGCGCGCTCGGCCTCGCGAAAAGCCTGCCGCTTGCGCGCGGATCGAGCCGCGCTGCGCCACGCGCTAAGTGCCTTTTCCAGTTCACCCGCACCGGTCCAGTGACGAGCCAGAACCTCGGGATTCTCGGTTGCAGTCTGGGGAAAGCGTTCGGTTATAAGGTTGGCGGCCCGACGATGAAGCTCACGGCGGCGACTCTTGAGCAGCGCCGCATAAGCGGTGTCTTGCACCAACGCGTGTTTGAATTGATAGACTACCTCCGGTGCGGCTCCCGTTGCGTGCAGGAGATCCGAATCGATTAGCCGTTGAAGGGCCGCCTGCAACTCGTCTGGTTCACCATCGTAGACACCGGCGATTAGTTCATGGGAGAAGCTGCTCCCGATCACGGCGCCGATTTGCGCGATTTCCTTAGCGCTCCCCAACCGATCCAGCCTCGCCATCAAGGAGTCAGCAAGGGTTGCGGGGATTTGCTCGGCTGAACTATCTCCCGACTCAATCGCGAGACGCGCCAACTCTTCGACGAAAAGCGGAACCCCAGCCGAGCGTTCCACGATGGCTTTCACTATCTCGGCAGAAAGATGGCCTTTGCCCGCGACCTCAGAGACTATTCTGGTGACTTCAGTACGACTCAACCGGGGGAGGGTGAGTTGGAGATGGTGGGATTGCAATGGCTCGTGGAAGTCCAGTCGCGAGGTGCAAAGCAACATGAGAGACGCGTTTGCCCCTTGCTCCGCCAAGGCTTCAATCCACTCAAGGGTCGAGGCATCCGCCCATTGCAGGTCTTCCACCGCGATCACCATTGGTTGAACTCGCGAGGATCCCAAACAGAAGTTTGCAAGGATGGAGAGCAATCGCTTGCGCGACTCAAACCGCGACGCTGGTATTCCGTTAGGATTGTCGGGCGGGGGCAGATCGAGCAGCTCCGCGAACACTTCCAGCGCCTCCCCGTCGTGAATTCCTGCTAGTTCGAGGCGACGTTTAACTGTCTGCATGCGCTCGGCGGCCGACTGCTTTTCCCAATCAAAGCTTCGCTGCAGCATCTCGACGATCGGAAAGAACGGCACCGACTGAAAATCCGAGTCGCAGGTACATTCCAACCAGGTGTGCGGACTCGAAGCGACTCTTAAACGGAATTCCTGCACCAGGCGGGATTTGCCGATCCCGGCTTCGCCCGTGATGTGCACGAACTGCCCATCACCGTCGCGCGCCAATTCCCAGCGTCTCGAGATCATCCGCAATTCGTCGTCGCGCCCGACCAGAGGAGTGAGACCCTGCGCCGCCGCCAAGTGGATACGTCCGCGGACTCCTGTCGCTCGTAGAATCCTGAATAACCCTACGGGTGCAGCGAGGCCTTTTAGGACTCGTTCACCGAGATCTTCAACCGCAAACAGTCCCGCGATGAGGCGATGGGTGGCGCCGGTAACTACGACCGTGCCGGGTTCAGCCACGGCCTGGACTCGCTCGGCAATCGCAGGGACTTGGCCAAAGACATCTGCTTCACGGTCCAGCCCTCTTCCTATGAAAACCGAACCCGAATGAATACCGACACGCACTAGTAAACCGGGCTGGGAGATCGCCTGACTTAACCGAGCTAACCCATCAAGGATTGCAAGTCCGGCTCGCGCAGCTTTTTCAGCGTCATTTTCACGGGCGATTGGCCAGCCGAAGAATGCGAGCAGCCCATCGCCGAGATACTTGGCGACATGACCATCGAACCCGATGACTGCATCAGCCGCAGCCTTCTGATAGGCAGCAACAATCTCATGCCACTGCTCGAGATCGAACTGACCGGCTAACTCGGTTGAGTCGACGAGGTCGCAAAACAATACGGTTAGATGCCTGAGTTCGCCCTCACCGTGCAATGCGCCGACGCCCGCCTCGTTCTTGCGCGAAATCTCTGGTGCAGGGAGGCTGGCGCTCGACGCCTGCAAGGTTCTTCCCGGCTCTTGTAATGCCTGTACCCTGGCGCCGCATTCACTGCAGAACTTTGAGGAAGGTGCGATATCCGCACGACACGCTGGGCATCGAGTCATTGAGGGTCCACACGTGAGTCAAAGTTTGCTGCGATCCGGATTTCGGGCCCGCGCTTGACTCTGGCAGTGGTTATTCATCGATCGAGAACCGTGCTGGCGAGCCTACTCCGGCTCGGTTAATGCCGCAAATAGCGGCGCGATTCCTGGTTCTCTGAAAAATCTAGGAGAACAAACGGGACTGCCCCCTAGCAGCCAGCCCCATGGTCAACTGTGTTGTCGCGGTTGCAGTTGACATTGAAGCAGTGACCGCTACTTTTGTCGTGCCCTATAATACCCAGGGTCCCGCGTATTTGGAGCAGACGGTCGAACCAGCGCTGCCAAAAAGTCTGTCTCTCCATGGGGCTTCGCCCTCCCCAATAGGGCGTGGTGCCGGCGGCAGTGAGCTGCGTCTCGGACAGTGAGTTCAGGTCAGTGACCATAACGAGGTTCACGATGTAAGCGACGGTCATTGGCCCGAAGACAAGTCCGGGATTTCATCGAGCCGAAAGTACTGCGCGGATCGCATCGCCTCACTAACTTGGCTTTCCTCGCCGTAGTGCTCTATCTGAAGAATCGTCGGTGCCTTGGTATTGACTGACATCTGGGTATCCTCTTTTTGTGTCCTTTCTCGCGACTAACCGAATCAGCAAAGGTGATGCCGTTAGAAAACCGACCCGTTCACCAGGAAAGTCCAGGCTTGCGTTAACTCCTGAAGTTAACTCGCGGATACGCCGTAAAGCGGGCTTAATTGTGGCGAGCATTTCGAATTTCCCTTAGACCGGGAAATGTCCGGCAAACTGGCTGCGTATGGCTGGATCGCATGTGGAAGTGGACCGCCGCGCTGGCCCGACCGGCGAGTGGGTGGTAGAAGAAGCCACTTTTAGCCTTTACGCGATCTCGGATGCGTTGCAGCGCGGTGCGGTAAACCAGATCAAGTCGAATTCTGTACGCAATCTGTTTCGCGAGATAGGGGGTGAGCTACACAAAATGTGGATTCCTAGCCGCGACACCGTAACCGGGGTTGCCGCATTTCACTTTAACCGGCGAATGGGCGGATGTGCGACCTTAGAGTTCCTTGAATGGCGGGAAGGACATGTTCCTCAGAGCGATACAGCTGCCGAGCGTTCCCTTGTGGGATAGCACCAAGGCAACCCTGTCTGAGCGGCACAATCTGAAGTCTTCGCAGTCTACGTCGGGGGACTCTGGTGTGAGGACGCGCTCGGCATGCTTGTGGTGCCTGCGACGTGTTGGTCGTCGTCGCGACATTTCTGTTCGTTACACTTTCCTCGGTTTGCGCGCAGAGAGGAAGTTACACGCTGCAAGGCACTTTGCTAACGCCGAATGAGACCATCGAAGGTGGCTCTCTGACCGTGCACGATAGCAAGATCGTGCAAGTCGGAAAGGGAGGAGCAGCAGAAGCGGGACCAACCATTGAGGTTCATGGAGTGATCATGCCTGGAATGAACGATCTCCATGACCACCTTACCTGGAATGTTCTTCCGCGGTGGAAGCCGGGTCGCTTGTTCGGAAATCGATATGAGTGGGAGGAAAGCGCAGAATACTCTCATGCGCTAAAAGACCCTGAAGGGTCACTAATAAACGGTGGCCTCGGATGCGACGCCGACCTCTTCGGAGAGGTCAAAGCGCTTGCTGGTGTGCAACCTCAGTCGTAGGAAGTTACGCGGGAAGGAGGGATCATCCCGGAGAGAACGCTTGCATCGAAGGGCTCACGCGAAGCCTCGACTTTTATCCTGAACTTGGCAAGCAGAGCTACCGAGCGGTTGCCTACGAGATTTTTCCTTTCGAAGTTGCACCCGAACGAATGGATCTCTATCGACGCCAACTCGCCGATGGAAGCCTGACTTGCCTTCTGATTCACGTTGCCGAGGGATCACCCACCGATGCAAGCGCACATCGTGAATTCAGAATCTTGAAGGCTCAGGGCCTGCTTCGTAGGGGAGTCGCCGTGATCCATGGGGTCGCGTTCCGCCAAGAGGACTTCAAGGACATGGCGGCAAACGGCGTCTCGCTGGTCTGGTCGCCAAGGAGCAACTACGAGCTTTACGGCGCCACCACCCGAATACAGGAGGCAAAAGGTTCCGGGGTGACAATCGCGCTCGCCCCCGACTGGAGCCCCACGGGCAGTGCGGGAATGTTGCAGGAGTTGCGCCATGTGGCGGATTGGAATCAACAAAACAAGGTATTTCAAGACAGCGAGTTAATTGAGATGACCACATCCATTCCCGCCCAAATCGCGGGATTGGGTGACCAACTAGGCACGCTCGCGCCCGGTCGCCAAGCCGACCTGCTGGTTTTGAAGAGCTCGAACAAATCAGCTTTTGCGACGGTCCTCTCAGCCGGGCCTGCCGAAGTCGAGTTGGTTGTTGTCGGAGGCACACCGATGTACGGCGATGGCCCGCTAATGGCCAAGTTGCTGCCAAAGGCCAACCTCGAGGCACTCTCAATATGCGGTGTGGAAAAAGCGCTATACATGGGTGACACTCCGGAAGCGCGGAGCGCCGCCAATGAGTCATTTGCCAAAATCCGCTTACGTCTGAACGATGCGCTGCGCAACTCGGGTACCATGCTGGGTCCCTTCGAGTGCCAATAGGGGGTTCGGCCTTGCCACCGGTACATTTGACTATTGTGGTAAGTGGTCTATGCCACACACCG includes the following:
- a CDS encoding AAA family ATPase, with protein sequence MQASSASLPAPEISRKNEAGVGALHGEGELRHLTVLFCDLVDSTELAGQFDLEQWHEIVAAYQKAAADAVIGFDGHVAKYLGDGLLAFFGWPIARENDAEKAARAGLAILDGLARLSQAISQPGLLVRVGIHSGSVFIGRGLDREADVFGQVPAIAERVQAVAEPGTVVVTGATHRLIAGLFAVEDLGERVLKGLAAPVGLFRILRATGVRGRIHLAAAQGLTPLVGRDDELRMISRRWELARDGDGQFVHITGEAGIGKSRLVQEFRLRVASSPHTWLECTCDSDFQSVPFFPIVEMLQRSFDWEKQSAAERMQTVKRRLELAGIHDGEALEVFAELLDLPPPDNPNGIPASRFESRKRLLSILANFCLGSSRVQPMVIAVEDLQWADASTLEWIEALAEQGANASLMLLCTSRLDFHEPLQSHHLQLTLPRLSRTEVTRIVSEVAGKGHLSAEIVKAIVERSAGVPLFVEELARLAIESGDSSAEQIPATLADSLMARLDRLGSAKEIAQIGAVIGSSFSHELIAGVYDGEPDELQAALQRLIDSDLLHATGAAPEVVYQFKHALVQDTAYAALLKSRRRELHRRAANLITERFPQTATENPEVLARHWTGAGELEKALSAWRSAARSARKRQAFREAERAYQRALEVINKLPESPDRDALELPVAGALAQVRELTHGYAAAETKDAFSRRLTLVRKIGNVGQLSLQLLGTWAAAINGGDYPAADALSKELMDLSESEGDPRNLAFAHMARIETHFYRGRLEQAESRFMRGRAFFGEQVFQQFPGALGTALAFASLTAFATGRIDTALSRIGEAARSVQQRNDPYDRAYISYQTGALKLLIGEPTGAVAPAREAINLSDDHGFPHIAAAARSALGAALANCGEAAQGVQLIEESLSAFAETETRMGITLSLFYLAQAQALQGATDKALHTLERALEANPDELIYRPEVLRFRGDLRLRTGDRDQAVEDFGEAITCAQGMGAKSFELRAALSKARLMLSSDDRFGARMLLTPIYNSFGEGLDWRDLVQTRVVLQETAVG
- a CDS encoding amidohydrolase family protein, with the protein product MDLYRRQLADGSLTCLLIHVAEGSPTDASAHREFRILKAQGLLRRGVAVIHGVAFRQEDFKDMAANGVSLVWSPRSNYELYGATTRIQEAKGSGVTIALAPDWSPTGSAGMLQELRHVADWNQQNKVFQDSELIEMTTSIPAQIAGLGDQLGTLAPGRQADLLVLKSSNKSAFATVLSAGPAEVELVVVGGTPMYGDGPLMAKLLPKANLEALSICGVEKALYMGDTPEARSAANESFAKIRLRLNDALRNSGTMLGPFECQ